From a single Leopardus geoffroyi isolate Oge1 chromosome E1, O.geoffroyi_Oge1_pat1.0, whole genome shotgun sequence genomic region:
- the LOC123603154 gene encoding formin-like protein 20, whose translation PPPPPPPPPPPPPPPPPPPPPPPPPPPPPPPPPPPPPPPPPPPPPPPPPPPPPPPPPPPPPPPPPPPPPPPPPPPPPPPPPPPPPPPPPPPPPPPPPPPPPPPPPPPPPPPPPPPPPPPPPPPPPPPPPPPPPPPPPPPPPPPPPPPPPPPPPPPPPPPPPPPPPPPPPPPPPPPPPPPPPPPPPPPPPPPPPPPPPPPPPPPPPPPPPPPPPPPPPPPPPPPPPPPPPPPPPPPPPPPPPPPPPPPPPPPPPPPPPPPPPPPPPPPPPPPPPPPPPPPPPPPPPPPPPPPPPPPPPPPPPPPPPPPP comes from the coding sequence cccccccccccccccccccccccccccccccccccccccccccccccccccccccccccccccccccccccccccccccccccccccccccccccccccccccccccccccccccccccccccccccccccccccccccccccccccccccccccccccccccccccccccccccccccccccccccccccccccccccccccccccccccccccccccccccccccccccccccccccccccccccccccccccccccccccccccccccccccccccccccccccccccccccccccccccccccccccccccccccccccccccccccccccccccccccccccccccccccccccccccccccccccccccccccccccccccccccccccccccccccccccccccccccccccccccccccccccccccccccccccccccccccccccccccccccccccccccccccccccccccccccccccccccccccccccccccccccccccccccccccccccccccccccccccccccccccccccccccccccccccccccccccccccccccccccccccccccccccccccccccccccccccccccccccccccccccccccccccccccccccccccccccccccccccccccccccccccccccccccccccccccccccccccccccccccccccccccccccccccccccccccccccccccccccccccccccccccccccccccccccccccccccccccccccccccccccccccccccccccccccccccccccccccccccccccccccccccccccccccccccccccccccccccccccccccccccccccccccccccccccccccccccccccccccccccccccccccccccccccccccc